Proteins from a single region of Amblyomma americanum isolate KBUSLIRL-KWMA chromosome 10, ASM5285725v1, whole genome shotgun sequence:
- the LOC144106739 gene encoding uncharacterized protein LOC144106739, with product MANNFLTHSNRTLLHGAQYESKNEATLNLEDCADLQERKLRQAIKEALRENDICSNDELSDVVAALKRLGVKTTKHFRLLKTEDLRSEGIPIVTARILMVQFGPASEAFPNVNKADGFWKTVSKFVESQNFPVLLSFLNNIIRTFCEAAKRNKDDKDAVNSCSC from the exons ATGGCGAATAATTTTCTAACTCATTCCAACAGGACCCTGCTCCATGGGGCACAATATGAGAGTAAGAACGAGGCCACTCTGAACTTGGAAGACTGCGCAGATTTGCAAGAAAG GAAACTGAGACAAGCAATAAAAGAAGCCCTGAGAGAGAATGACATCTGCAGCAACGACGAACTCAGCGACGTCGTAGCAGCGCTTAAGAGGCTGGGTGTGAAAACCACGAAGCACTTTCGCCTCCTCAAGACTGAAGACCTTCGTTCAGAGGGCATACCGATTGTGACAGCACGGATACTAATGGTACAATTCG GCCCAGCTTCTGAGGCATTTCCGAACGTGAATAAGGCAGACGG GTTCTGGAAAACGGTGTCCAAATTCGTGGAAAGCCAAAATTTTCCAGTACTTCTTTCGTTCCTCAACAATATAATTAGGACGTTTTGT GAGGCGGCGAAACGCAATAAGGACGATAAAGATGCCGTTAACAGTTGCAGCTGTTAG